A section of the Aigarchaeota archaeon genome encodes:
- a CDS encoding glycosyltransferase: MNKKKKIAVMMLTLNSEKHFRTGVLDALEKVLKDYEYELIVVDGGSSDGTVRALRERFGERLRLFHSPIRNLALCRNLALSKALNDFDYYCFVDSDIILPDDFFKRLLPLLEDPKVGTAELKAVLGHLKESFVSQYYLAVKTAQGAGVREAIGGATTCIVIKPEVAMKIRLDERFKRAGEDVDLHLQVNELGYKTIVDMNEPTAMHVRNPSLLEELKRMFHRGYARALNLKLHKSILNDHIGKAILAAIVTLLCWALAFIGMIFSNYIMLLPLALLIIRHMLKLTKPYRLDLAFVGLLISSAYLLGLLGGVLKFWVFERR, from the coding sequence ATGAACAAAAAGAAGAAAATCGCTGTGATGATGCTTACACTCAACAGCGAGAAGCATTTTAGAACAGGCGTGCTGGACGCTCTCGAGAAAGTTCTAAAAGATTATGAGTATGAATTAATAGTAGTCGATGGTGGTTCATCTGACGGTACAGTAAGGGCTTTACGTGAAAGGTTCGGAGAAAGATTAAGACTCTTTCACTCTCCTATAAGGAATTTAGCTCTGTGTAGGAATTTGGCTCTTAGTAAGGCTCTAAATGACTTTGATTATTATTGCTTCGTAGACTCGGATATAATCCTACCGGATGACTTTTTCAAGAGACTACTTCCACTTTTAGAAGATCCTAAAGTTGGAACTGCGGAGCTAAAAGCAGTCCTGGGGCATCTTAAAGAAAGTTTTGTTTCGCAATATTATTTAGCGGTAAAAACAGCTCAAGGCGCTGGTGTACGGGAGGCTATAGGCGGAGCTACGACTTGTATAGTGATTAAGCCGGAAGTTGCCATGAAAATTCGGCTTGATGAAAGGTTCAAAAGAGCTGGTGAAGACGTGGACCTCCACCTGCAGGTCAATGAATTAGGATACAAAACTATCGTAGATATGAATGAACCGACTGCAATGCATGTTAGGAATCCGTCACTACTGGAGGAACTTAAGAGGATGTTTCATAGAGGTTATGCCAGGGCCCTAAACCTAAAGCTTCACAAAAGCATCCTTAACGATCATATTGGAAAAGCGATCTTAGCCGCTATAGTGACACTCTTATGCTGGGCCTTAGCATTTATAGGAATGATATTTTCAAACTACATAATGTTATTGCCATTAGCCCTGCTGATAATCAGGCATATGTTAAAATTAACAAAACCCTATAGGCTTGACCTCGCATTCGTTGGTCTGTTAATATCCTCGGCATATCTTTTGGGTCTTTTAGGTGGTGTTCTAAAGTTTTGGGTCTTCGAACGTAGATAA
- the mtnA gene encoding S-methyl-5-thioribose-1-phosphate isomerase → MFKELRTVFWKGNQVKLIDQRKLPYKLVYIGCRNYREVAAAIKNMTVRGAPAIGVAAAMGMALAAKSVKSKNIEKLMSELEKAKNLLAATRPTAINLYWALERIMKVAREAAKSGDAEKVVLSVLNEAKKMADEDVETNRAIGKHGSTLIKDGDTILTHCNAGSLATVGYGTALGVIRAALEEGKSFSVIATETRPKLQGARLTAFELKMMGIPFKLITDGMVGYVMQQGLVSKVIVGADRILARSGHVVNKIGTLTIAIVAKQFGIPFYVAAPTSTIDFESKPEDVVIEFRDENEVHYIDRIRITPKGVKVINPAFDMTPPELITAVITENGIYEPARLMELYRPIYS, encoded by the coding sequence ATGTTTAAGGAGCTACGAACAGTTTTTTGGAAAGGTAATCAAGTTAAGCTCATAGACCAAAGAAAGCTCCCATACAAGCTAGTCTATATTGGCTGTAGAAATTACAGAGAAGTTGCTGCTGCTATTAAAAACATGACAGTTAGGGGCGCACCGGCAATAGGTGTGGCCGCGGCAATGGGCATGGCACTGGCGGCTAAAAGCGTGAAAAGTAAGAACATAGAAAAGCTAATGTCGGAACTTGAGAAAGCAAAAAATCTTTTAGCGGCAACCAGGCCTACGGCAATAAACCTTTACTGGGCACTCGAAAGAATAATGAAGGTAGCGAGGGAAGCAGCTAAGAGTGGAGATGCTGAGAAAGTAGTCTTGAGTGTGTTGAATGAGGCAAAAAAGATGGCGGATGAGGACGTGGAAACCAATAGAGCCATAGGAAAGCACGGCTCGACGTTAATAAAGGACGGGGATACCATACTCACACATTGTAATGCAGGTTCTCTCGCAACCGTTGGTTACGGAACGGCCCTTGGAGTGATAAGGGCTGCACTCGAGGAAGGTAAGTCTTTCTCAGTCATAGCTACGGAGACTAGGCCTAAGCTGCAAGGTGCAAGGCTGACCGCTTTCGAACTGAAGATGATGGGTATTCCGTTTAAACTCATCACGGACGGTATGGTAGGTTATGTTATGCAGCAGGGCCTAGTAAGCAAGGTTATAGTTGGAGCTGATAGAATTCTGGCAAGGAGCGGTCACGTCGTAAATAAAATAGGTACACTTACAATAGCCATAGTAGCCAAACAGTTCGGTATACCGTTCTACGTCGCGGCACCTACCTCTACGATAGACTTTGAAAGTAAGCCAGAAGACGTCGTCATAGAATTCAGAGACGAGAACGAAGTGCACTATATCGATAGGATACGGATAACACCAAAAGGTGTTAAAGTCATAAACCCTGCATTTGATATGACGCCACCCGAACTCATCACGGCAGTCATCACGGAGAATGGGATATACGAGCCAGCTCGTCTTATGGAGCTTTACCGCCCGATTTACTCATAA
- a CDS encoding glycosyltransferase, with product MLIYRFGHNRYDCPKLADDMSSKFTPSEEASILFGRSQRKCKHLRLKTMNPSCSVVVIARNAERTISGCLYSLLNQTFKPTEIILVDNRSTDSTAKIAATFGVKIVYEPVVGRSKARNKGVRESKGELIAFIDADAVADVNWLAWLVRRYRQGGLVGVAGNIKALNPDKLAARLLELATANKPHYGGGNIMYERDVIMDVGMFNENLQMAEDVELAWRVLKAGKKIGFEPRAIVYHAHRESMSELLRQQYNFGKWSTKARKIHGMNFWKQRALLFAVPLLLVKNLPKVRLHPILPIFLAATSAAYGAGALVA from the coding sequence TTGCTAATTTATAGATTTGGACATAACAGGTATGATTGCCCAAAACTTGCTGACGATATGAGTTCAAAGTTCACACCTTCTGAGGAAGCATCAATATTATTTGGAAGATCTCAAAGAAAATGTAAACACCTCAGGTTAAAAACCATGAACCCTTCATGTTCTGTCGTGGTCATTGCGAGGAATGCGGAGAGGACCATATCAGGCTGCCTCTACTCCTTACTAAATCAGACATTCAAGCCTACAGAAATTATACTCGTTGATAATCGCTCTACGGATTCAACAGCGAAGATAGCCGCAACTTTTGGTGTGAAAATCGTTTACGAACCAGTCGTGGGAAGGTCGAAAGCTAGGAATAAAGGTGTTAGGGAATCCAAGGGCGAACTCATCGCATTCATAGACGCAGATGCCGTAGCTGATGTAAATTGGCTCGCTTGGCTTGTGAGACGCTACAGGCAAGGTGGTTTAGTTGGTGTCGCAGGGAATATAAAGGCTCTTAATCCAGATAAGCTGGCGGCAAGGTTACTTGAACTTGCAACAGCTAACAAGCCTCATTATGGTGGTGGTAACATAATGTATGAAAGGGACGTAATAATGGATGTGGGAATGTTTAACGAGAATCTTCAGATGGCTGAAGATGTCGAGCTGGCATGGAGGGTACTGAAAGCTGGAAAGAAAATAGGCTTCGAACCAAGGGCGATCGTGTATCACGCTCATAGAGAGAGCATGTCAGAACTACTAAGACAACAATACAATTTTGGTAAGTGGTCAACTAAGGCGAGAAAAATTCATGGCATGAATTTCTGGAAACAACGTGCGCTGCTTTTCGCAGTCCCTTTATTACTCGTCAAGAATTTACCGAAGGTCAGACTACATCCAATTTTGCCCATATTCTTGGCAGCAACCAGCGCAGCCTATGGTGCGGGAGCATTAGTCGCATAG
- a CDS encoding DUF354 domain-containing protein, with product MKVWFDILTPKQFWFFTAIEKELKKQNVEVILTSRRYEQLTPILEDVGRKDVIVIGEFGGGSLLGKLKASVRRTAELVEIIENYSPDICVSSGSLDMTRISFGLNVPHVLLSDTPESPVNRYCVPLSNYIFTPWIIPKDEWIKHGAPVRKVLKYRALDPVAWLDDFRPSKRILDRFGLEEFKYILFRMPETQASYLIGVDTEYVTKLVEKLTSNIGDFKLVVLPRYGEQVTGLKNLSKNALILERPVSDHSILYYALLFIGGGGTMTQEAVLMGVPTISVYPGRLPTVHRYLIEVGALKHFKSWQGALKETSSILKHVDEVRDVQTKIANRLRERMVNPAKVVAGWLKDVVISG from the coding sequence TTGAAGGTATGGTTTGATATACTGACACCTAAGCAGTTTTGGTTTTTTACTGCGATCGAAAAGGAATTGAAGAAGCAAAACGTAGAAGTGATTCTTACATCTAGAAGATATGAGCAACTTACACCAATACTAGAGGACGTTGGTCGCAAAGACGTTATCGTTATTGGAGAGTTCGGTGGTGGATCCCTTCTTGGAAAGCTTAAAGCAAGTGTTAGAAGAACTGCGGAACTTGTCGAGATTATTGAAAACTATTCACCTGACATATGTGTGTCGAGCGGTTCGCTTGATATGACGAGGATTTCCTTCGGTTTAAATGTCCCACATGTCCTTCTATCGGATACTCCAGAGTCTCCAGTTAACAGGTATTGTGTTCCACTTTCGAATTACATTTTCACACCATGGATAATTCCTAAGGACGAGTGGATAAAGCACGGAGCGCCTGTTCGTAAAGTATTAAAATACAGAGCGTTAGACCCTGTGGCTTGGTTGGACGACTTCAGACCAAGTAAACGAATACTAGACAGGTTCGGTCTTGAAGAGTTCAAATACATTCTCTTCAGAATGCCTGAAACACAGGCGTCTTATCTTATAGGAGTTGACACAGAATACGTAACGAAGCTTGTAGAGAAATTAACATCAAACATTGGTGATTTTAAGCTCGTTGTCTTGCCGAGATACGGTGAGCAAGTAACAGGGTTAAAAAACTTGAGCAAAAATGCTCTCATACTTGAGAGGCCGGTATCAGATCATAGCATATTATATTATGCATTGCTTTTCATCGGCGGCGGTGGAACCATGACACAAGAGGCCGTCTTAATGGGCGTACCTACGATATCAGTATATCCGGGAAGGCTTCCGACCGTTCACCGTTACCTTATAGAGGTTGGTGCTCTGAAGCACTTTAAGAGTTGGCAAGGTGCACTGAAGGAAACTTCGAGTATATTAAAGCATGTTGATGAAGTCAGGGATGTACAAACAAAAATCGCTAATAGATTGAGGGAAAGGATGGTCAATCCTGCAAAAGTCGTAGCCGGGTGGTTAAAAGACGTAGTTATTAGTGGTTAA
- a CDS encoding Gfo/Idh/MocA family oxidoreductase: protein MQKVARSMDVQDITVAIIGAGFWGKNHARVLKELPGVEVTHVCDIDLSRAKELALRYGIPKYTRDYKEILSDDVDAFIICTPSTTHAEIALSIIREERHVLIEKPMATTIKQAEDIVAEAGRNKGVVMVGFIERFNPVVELGKGLIENGEIGNIILSYSKRIGSWPERIGDIGVVKDTAIHDIDLAMYIFNAEPISVYAKGGSIKHRLEDHVQAVLSFEGNRSAVIEANWLTPRKKREMHITGEEGVISIQFLSRDIVVEKAEGSRSPMVKQVEPLMVEVQHFINCIRNGKKPLVSEIEGLKATLVAEAILESMKTGKVVNLEEFKDRELTITI from the coding sequence ATGCAGAAAGTAGCTAGGTCGATGGACGTGCAAGATATTACCGTCGCAATAATTGGTGCAGGTTTTTGGGGTAAGAATCACGCAAGGGTACTTAAAGAGCTACCTGGTGTTGAGGTGACTCACGTTTGCGATATAGACTTAAGCAGGGCAAAAGAATTGGCTTTAAGGTACGGAATTCCAAAATATACAAGAGACTACAAGGAAATTTTATCTGATGATGTTGATGCGTTTATAATATGCACACCATCAACCACTCACGCTGAGATAGCTCTTTCGATTATAAGAGAGGAAAGACACGTTTTAATAGAGAAACCCATGGCCACCACGATAAAGCAGGCAGAAGACATAGTTGCCGAAGCAGGACGTAATAAGGGCGTGGTGATGGTCGGTTTCATAGAAAGGTTTAATCCAGTAGTTGAACTGGGAAAAGGGTTAATAGAAAACGGTGAGATAGGCAATATCATACTCTCTTATAGCAAAAGAATAGGCAGCTGGCCTGAGAGAATAGGCGATATAGGTGTTGTGAAAGATACTGCTATACACGATATAGACCTGGCGATGTACATTTTTAACGCCGAACCAATCAGTGTATATGCTAAAGGAGGCTCCATAAAGCATAGACTCGAAGACCATGTTCAGGCCGTTTTGTCTTTTGAAGGCAATAGGAGTGCAGTGATAGAAGCCAATTGGCTTACACCCAGAAAGAAACGTGAAATGCATATAACCGGTGAAGAGGGTGTTATTAGCATACAATTCCTTTCGAGGGATATTGTCGTAGAAAAGGCTGAAGGTAGTAGATCACCAATGGTGAAACAGGTTGAACCTCTAATGGTAGAGGTGCAACACTTTATAAATTGTATCAGGAACGGTAAGAAACCGCTGGTAAGCGAAATTGAAGGGTTAAAGGCAACACTCGTTGCAGAAGCTATACTCGAATCTATGAAGACAGGAAAGGTTGTGAACTTAGAAGAGTTTAAAGATAGGGAGCTGACCATAACAATCTAA
- a CDS encoding glycosyltransferase family 4 protein produces the protein MRIGLIYRNIATTKSGLAGGGDVFVVYLLRALKELGHEIVFATTRPTNWDLIERSLRWVFRPDEERRLIMMPDVNGFRLYRSLLPAPLVEKLKADCDITFDAYGLNLLWNLNISYLHTPPTKDELNAKYSRGLHAKLYYRIYKYLADKKLRSLKTKVLTNSEYSRQIIRETLGIDSQVIYPPVDTELYSKLASNESRDNIVLSVGRYAWERKPDLMVDLASLVPEAEFHIVGTTAMKYSHEVIKFIKSKAERLGVSNRFHIHVDTSLEDKMKLMSKTKVYLNTCRNEYFGIAVAEAMSAGIVPIVPNWGGQREIVPSKEFMYETIEEAAELIRKWLNDWRPSVAKRLSSAAEKFSYNRFKNEIRELLSTFEDPKL, from the coding sequence ATGAGGATAGGCCTGATATACAGAAACATAGCAACTACAAAAAGTGGTTTAGCCGGCGGTGGTGATGTATTCGTCGTATATCTTCTTAGAGCCTTAAAGGAGTTAGGGCACGAGATCGTTTTTGCTACAACTAGACCAACCAATTGGGATCTAATAGAAAGAAGCTTAAGATGGGTTTTTAGACCCGATGAAGAGAGAAGGTTGATAATGATGCCGGACGTGAACGGTTTCAGACTTTACAGGAGTTTGTTGCCGGCCCCGCTTGTTGAAAAGCTGAAGGCGGATTGTGACATAACTTTCGATGCTTATGGTTTAAATCTTCTGTGGAACTTGAACATATCTTACCTACACACCCCTCCAACAAAGGATGAGCTCAACGCAAAATATTCAAGAGGTTTACATGCTAAGCTATACTACAGAATCTACAAATACTTAGCAGATAAAAAGCTGAGGAGTCTTAAAACAAAGGTACTTACAAACAGTGAATATTCTAGACAAATAATACGGGAGACGCTTGGCATAGATTCGCAAGTAATCTATCCCCCTGTTGATACGGAGCTTTATTCTAAGCTCGCGAGCAATGAATCCAGGGATAACATCGTCCTAAGCGTTGGGAGATATGCATGGGAAAGAAAACCTGATCTGATGGTCGACTTGGCATCTTTAGTACCAGAAGCGGAATTCCATATAGTTGGTACCACTGCCATGAAGTATTCACATGAAGTCATAAAATTCATAAAATCTAAAGCCGAAAGATTGGGGGTATCGAATAGGTTTCACATTCATGTTGACACATCACTAGAGGATAAGATGAAATTGATGTCGAAGACAAAAGTTTATCTTAACACATGTAGGAACGAGTACTTTGGAATAGCAGTAGCCGAAGCGATGTCTGCGGGTATCGTTCCTATAGTTCCAAATTGGGGTGGTCAGCGTGAGATAGTTCCTTCAAAAGAATTTATGTATGAAACCATTGAAGAGGCAGCTGAGTTAATAAGAAAGTGGCTTAACGATTGGAGACCGTCCGTTGCTAAAAGGCTCTCGTCGGCAGCGGAGAAATTTAGTTATAACAGATTTAAAAACGAAATCAGAGAATTATTATCTACGTTCGAAGACCCAAAACTTTAG